From the genome of Vulpes lagopus strain Blue_001 chromosome 2, ASM1834538v1, whole genome shotgun sequence, one region includes:
- the MTG1 gene encoding mitochondrial ribosome-associated GTPase 1, with amino-acid sequence MRLGCRALCGVAGAAWRESFPLGGRDVARWFPGHMAKGLKKMQSSLRLVDCVIEVHDARIPLSGRNPLFQEALGLKPHVLVLNKMDLADLKEQQKIIQHLEEEGLKNVVFTNCVRDENIQQVIPMVRGLVESSHRYHRQENLECCALVIGIPNVGKSSLINALRRQHLRKGKATRVGGEPGITRAVMSRIQVCERPLMFLLDTPGVLAPHIQSVEMGLKLALCGTVLDHLVGEETLADYLLYTLNRHQLFGYVQHYGLDGACDDITRVLKHVAMRLGKTHKVKVLTGTGDVNVIQPNYPAAARDFLRTFRHGLLGPVMLDRDVLQSSSRTDP; translated from the exons ATGAGGCTGGGCTGTCGCGCGCTCTGCGGCGTCGCCGGGGCCGCCTGGCGGGAGAGCTTCCCCCTGGGCGGGCGCGACGTGGCGCGCTGGTTCCCGGGACACATGGCCAAGG GGCTGAAGAAGATGCAGAGCAGCCTGAGGCTGGTGGACTGCGTCATCGAGGTGCACGACGCCCGG ATCCCACTTTCAGGCCGCAACCCCCTGTTTCAGGAAGCTCTCGGGCTTAAGCCTCACGTGCTGGTCCTCAACAAAATGGACTTGGCGGATCTGAAGGAGCAGCAG AAAATTATACAACACCTAGAAGAAGAGGGCCTGAAAAATGTTGTTTTCACCAACTGTGTAAGGGATGAGAATATCCAGCAG GTCATCCCGATGGTCAGAGGGCTGGTGGAGAGCAGCCACCGCTACCACCGCCAGGAG AACCTGGAGTGCTGCGCCCTGGTGATCGGGATCCCCAACGTGGGCAAGTCCTCCCTCATCAACGCGCTCAGGAGACAGCACCTCAGGAAAG GAAAAGCTACCAGGGTGGGCGGGGAGCCTGGGATCACCAGAGCTGTGATGTCCAGAATTCAG GTCTGTGAGCGGCCCCTCATGTTCCTGCTGGACACTCCTGGGGTGCTGGCCCCTCACATCCAAAGTGTGGAGATGGGCCTGAAGCTGGCCCTATGTG GAACCGTGTTGGACCACCTTGTCGGGGAGGAGACCCTGGCCGACTACCTTCTCTACACCCTCAACAGGCACCAGCTCTTTGG GTACGTGCAGCATTACGGCCTGGACGGAGCCTGTGATGACATCACCCGTGTGCTGAAGCACGTGGCCATGAGGCTGGGGAAGACCCACAAGGTGAAGGTGCTCACGGGCACAG GAGACGTCAACGTCATCCAGCCTAACTACCCCGCG